A window from Mytilus galloprovincialis chromosome 8, xbMytGall1.hap1.1, whole genome shotgun sequence encodes these proteins:
- the LOC143085380 gene encoding uncharacterized protein LOC143085380, whose amino-acid sequence MENTMGISISDIPEEIHMFILSRLDGQSLVRAKRTCKMWACLIENLEKFFGIWLMCCLNEIPLFMLTEIMGYNQKKTDHKILIKSCKQLPWIFWREIYAEYKRAFTIEWAKMEMADLYYDQAHSVITSLAIKDGKLLTGHEDGSVFCWKNVAMEGLDLKLVHKHQRRVTCMAVTTTCTDVSELLSSKCHTLIVTGSQDYGVFVSDMTKSNSTELDYYNLQINSVSCFGPYITSVANGSFVQGQSVWHVSTEGSLTVTQESKLEPPDNYSNPVHVALTEDRVFVVEENGGLYRWTWNDGIPNKSVVITNLSCPVKSLICKDDCLVCLLDNGELEVTDSKSSYHRKWNINELLQRQPESMAWRGPLFALGTKGGVVYMYLVKDIENMKSLDLTKPAAKLTVEADHVNHIAIGDDGSSPLVAIATEQLHLSLFKFIK is encoded by the exons ATGGAAAATACAATGGGGATATCTATATCAGACATTCCAGAGGAAATTCACATGTTTATCCTGAGTCGCTTGGATGGACAATCACTGGTCAGAGCCAAAAGGACATGTAAAATGTGGGCTTGTCTTATAGAAAATTTAGAGAAATTCTTTGGTATTTGGCTAATGTGTTGTTTAAATGAGATTCCATTGTTTATGTTAACTGAAATAATGGGATATAATCAAAAGAAAACTGATCACAAAATTCTAATAAAGTCATGTAAACAGCTACCATGGATATTTTGGAGAGAGATTTATGCTGAATATAAGAGAGCTTTTACCATTGAGTGGGCTAAGATGGAGATGGCTGATTTGTATTATGACCAAGCTCACAGTGTGATAACTTCATTAGCTATCAAAG atggtAAACTGTTAACAGGACATGAAGATGGTAGTGTGTTCTGTTGGAAGAATGTTGCAATGGAAGGTCTGGATTTGAAACTTGTCCATAAACATCAGAGGAGGGTAACTTGTATGGCTGTCACCACAACAT GTACAGATGTATCAGAACTTTTGTCCAGTAAATGCCATACGTTAATAGTAACAGGGTCACAAGATTATGGTGTGTTTGTATCTGACATGACCAAGTCAAATTCTACAGAACTAGACTACTACAATCTACAAATTAACTCAGTAAG CTGTTTTGGTCCATACATTACCTCAGTGGCTAATGGTAGCTTTGTACAAGGTCAGTCAGTGTGGCATGTATCAACTGAAGGCAGCCTGACAGTAACCCAGGAAAGTAAACTAGAACCACCAGATAACTATTCTAATCCTGTACATGTAGCGTTAACAGAGGATAGG GTATTTGTAGTTGAAGAAAATGGCGGATTATACAGATGGACTTGGAATGATGGGATACCAAACAAATCTGTTGTCATAACAAATCTCTCTTGTCCTGTTAAATCTCTTATATGTAAAGACGATTGTCTGGTCTGTCTTCTGG ATAATGGTGAATTAGAAGTGACAGATAGTAAAAGTAGTTACCATAGAAAGTGGAATATTAATGAATTATTACAGAGACAGCCAGAAAGTATGGCATGGAGAGGACCTCTATTTGCACTGGGGACTAAAGGAG GAGTGGTATATATGTATTTAGTTAAAGACATTGAAAACATGAAAAGTTTAGATCTCACAAAACCTGCAGCAAAATTAACAGTAGAAGCTGATCATGTCAATCATATTGCCATAGGAGATGATGGATCTAGTCCTCTAGTAGCCATAGCAACAGAACAATTACATTTATCActgtttaaatttataaaatga
- the LOC143042992 gene encoding glycine receptor subunit alpha-2-like encodes MISACIGDDVLHYLYLCQIKLPVKTSIHHVKEETLRELFRNYDSTIPPTFNDDEPVKALVQLYILGIDSVSDSAMEYTLFMILRQKWYDKRLQYNIIPGVRALELDPKAMNSVWVPDLYMVNEKRAMIHDITTPNKLLHIYSDGQVVYSMRLSVTLSCQMNLLKYPMDFQICSVDLESYGYSTDRLMLRWNNVPVELAANMSLPQFILDDINTAICDRLYAGIKYTCITMKIHFTRKYGYHLIQEFIPSALIVMLSWVSFWISLEAVPARISIGLLSVLTMTTQSSGSRTKLPEVSYIKAIDIWMSVCMLFVFAALLEYALVNVFDRKQKRHETYVDANGVGKEGKTDKRHYRCCCLKGRERARIIDKFSRVLFPMTFTIFNMFYWSVYLIWEPVETLQH; translated from the exons ATGATCTCAGCATGTATAGGTGACGATGTGCTACATTATTTGTACCTGTGTCAGATTAAGCTTCCTGTTAAAACTTCAATTCACCATGTTAA AGAAGAAACTTTGCGTGAATTGTTTAGGAATTATGACTCTACAATTCCTCCAACATTTAACGATG ATGAACCGGTTAAAGCACTTGTTCAGTTGTACATTCTAGGTATAGACTCTGTCAGTGATTCGGCAATG GAATACACTCTATTTATGATACTGAGACAAAAATGGTATGATAAACGTCTTCAGTACAACATAATTCCTGGTGTTCGGGCGCTTGAATTAGACCCGAAGGCAATGAATAGCGTATGGGTTCCTGATCTCTATATGGTAAATGAGAAGAGAGCTATGATCCACGATATCACAACACCAAACAAACTGTTACATATCTACAGCGATGGTCAAGTTGTTTATAGTATGAG ACTATCCGTGACTTTGTCATGTCAGATGAACCTCTTAAAGTACCCTATGGATTTCCAGATTTGTTCTGTTGATTTGGAAAGTT ATGGTTACAGTACCGACAGGTTGATGTTGAGATGGAACAATGTACCTGTAGAATTGGCAGCCAATATGTCTTTACCACAGTTTATACTGGATGATATCAACACTGCTATCTGTGATAGGTTGTATGCTGGCA TCAAATATACTTGTATTACTATGAAAATACACTTCACAAGAAAATATGGATACCATCTGATACAGGAGTTCATCCCAAGTGCTCTTATAGTCATGCTGTCCTGGGTGTCGTTTTGGATCAGCTTAGAAGCAGTACCAGCAAGAATATCAATTGGGCTGTTGTCTGTCCTAACTATGACAACACAGAGTTCAGGGTCACGTACAAAGTTACCAGAAGTATCGTACATTAAAGCTATAGATATTTGGATGAGTGTCTGCATGCTGTTCGTCTTTGCTGCACTGCTTGAATATGCTCTTGTCAATGTTTTTGATAGGAAACAGAAGAGACATGAGACATATGTCGACGCTAATGGAGTGGGGAAAGAG ggAAAGACGGATAAAAGACACTATAGATGCTGTTGTTTGAAAGGAAGAGAAAGGGCCAGGATAATTGATAAGTTTTCCCGTGTCTTGTTTCCAATGACGTTCACAATATTCAATATGTTTTATTGGTCTGTTTATCTGATTTGGGAACCAGTAGAAACACTTCAGCACTGA